The Sulfurimonas sp. genome includes the window CATTTCCACCATAGTCTTCTCCAAGTTTTTCAAATTTTTCTTTATATTCATCCATATTTTTACAAATTTCTACCCGACCATCCGAAGTATCTGTTAGTTCTATAAACCATTCATTATTTTTATCTACTTTTATTTTTGATTCAAATACTAGACTCATACCTATTTTTTACCTGTTTCATCAAATCGTCTAGCAAAGCCTTCTAAATCTTTTTTCTTTAAATCACCATTATATACTATATCTTTTGGGTCTAAGTCTTCATCATTTAGCATCTTAGGAACTACATCTGCATTTTCTAAAACTTCCATATGTGCATTTAACTCATCTTCACTATATGCCATTTGCATATCAGCGGTAATAACATGAGGGATAGCTTCTATTACTCGTAATTTTTTTAGTTCTTCTTCAACACCAGAACCTTCTAATGTAATTATTATACGGCCTTGTTCATCATGCATATGGTAATCACATACTTCACAATCTTTTAAGCTTTGCACAACTTCATCTAAAAACTTTGGTACCGTTTTAACTACTATACTTGAAATGTTCATATATTTTTCCTTATTCTTTTAGTTTATCTTATCTTGTATAAATTAATACTTTTGTCATCGCTTGCAACTAAAAAATTATTTTCATCTAAAAATAAGATTTTAGTTATTGTCATTTTATTTCCACCAAACTTACCTAGGACAGATTTTGTTATGGTGTTAAAAACTGTAATATTGTTTTCTTCATCACTCGAATATGCAACTAATTTTCCACTTGGTGATAATCCAACACTATAAATCAAAAAGCTTGAAGATTTATAATAAGCAGAATCAAATTTATAAGCATAAATCACAATTCTTCTATCTTGACCTGCTGTTGCAATAATACCATTTTTATAAGCAACTTGAAAGACATTATCCAAATTTTGTCCTTCTAGTGTTTTTAGTAACACGCCATCTTTTATAGAGTGTATTTTTAAACTACCACTTTCATCAGCTATAACTACTTCACTTTTAGTTTCATTAAGTGCGAAATCAGAAAATTTAGCTCCAGAAACCTGTATCATCCAGTTCTGTGTTTTTGTTTTTATATTGTATGAAATTAGTTCATTACTTAACATACCTAAGAGAATATTATCTTTATTGATAAATTTTGCTTTAGAGATTGTAAGACTTTTAGTATATGGAATAATCAGTTCAAGTTTATTATTTTTGTATATATGAACTCTTCTAAAGCCTCGTTTTGCTTGAGATAAAATAAGGATTTGTTTATCTAAAACATCAACTGAATATATTTTAGAATCAGCCTTGTCACCCATAAAATCTTCTATTTGACTAATCTTTATTTTTTTGATAATTTTTTTATTTTTAAGATTAAAAATATCAATTGATCCAGCATGAGTAGAACTATAAAGTTTAGAACCACTTACAAACATATCAGTTACTGCTCCACTAGAGATAAATCTCTTTTGTGGCATTTTTATCTCAGCTATCAATAATGAAGCTATAAATAAAGTAATTAAAATTATTCTTTTCATTTTATCTCCTTAAAGTCAATGGATGCGGCAGGGCATCTGCCTAAACAAAAGCCACACGCTGTACATTTATCATGGTCTATTTCAGGCATAAACATTGCTTGAAAATTAATAGCATTATCTAAACATGGGTCTTTACAGGAAAAACACATGACACCGTTCCAGCTTAAACAGGCACTTTTATTTATTGTGACTTTAGCATTAATATTTTTTTTATCTTCTAAGTTTAATACTTCAAACTCACAAGCGTTAACACACTCATCACAAAAGGTACAGCCACTTTTGGAAAAGTCTAGATAGGGTGTTTTATCTGAGGCGATTTTTATAATTTCTTCTTCACAAACAGTGGCACACTTCGCTTCACATTTGTTACACTCACTCTGAAAAAGAGATTCATCGCCAAAATAAGGCGGTCTTAAAATAGTTTGTTCTGCTTTTATCCCTTCACCTTTAAGAGATGAAGAGAGAAAGCTAAAAAGCTCTCTTCTCTGCATTATTTAACTGTGTTGATGCCTTCCATTAGTTTAGTACCACTCCAACTTGATTTACTAGCACCATTTGTACTTGTAAATGAAGCTTCAAAATTATTTTTTGGAGCTGGACCAGAACTTTGTGTAGCATGGCATAAGGTACAGTTAAATCTAGAACCAGATAAGTGGTTTAGTTTTTTAATAGATACATTTGCAAGTTTTTCACTTGAAGTGTTATCTACTTCTGTACCGTTTTTAGTGATTCTACCATCTGCAGCTATAGCAGTAGCAGGTCTAAAATCAGTCATGTGGGAAGCTGGATAAGGTAATGCACCCATACTTGGAGCTGTTTGTGGTGAATGACAACTAGTACATGAATTATTTGATATTGTAATTGGTAACATGCCCTCTGTGTCATGTGGAATCATTGGTGGAGCATCTTGGAATGCTCTTTTGATTGTTTTTCCACTTCCTGCAACGCTAGTACTGTAATTCGTAGTATCACCTACTGTCTCAGCCGCTTCTGTATAAAGATTAGTCTTTCTT containing:
- a CDS encoding chaperone NapD, with the translated sequence MNISSIVVKTVPKFLDEVVQSLKDCEVCDYHMHDEQGRIIITLEGSGVEEELKKLRVIEAIPHVITADMQMAYSEDELNAHMEVLENADVVPKMLNDEDLDPKDIVYNGDLKKKDLEGFARRFDETGKK
- a CDS encoding WD40 repeat domain-containing protein; the protein is MKRIILITLFIASLLIAEIKMPQKRFISSGAVTDMFVSGSKLYSSTHAGSIDIFNLKNKKIIKKIKISQIEDFMGDKADSKIYSVDVLDKQILILSQAKRGFRRVHIYKNNKLELIIPYTKSLTISKAKFINKDNILLGMLSNELISYNIKTKTQNWMIQVSGAKFSDFALNETKSEVVIADESGSLKIHSIKDGVLLKTLEGQNLDNVFQVAYKNGIIATAGQDRRIVIYAYKFDSAYYKSSSFLIYSVGLSPSGKLVAYSSDEENNITVFNTITKSVLGKFGGNKMTITKILFLDENNFLVASDDKSINLYKIR
- a CDS encoding nitrate reductase cytochrome c-type subunit codes for the protein MKTISKITLGLFTAALLFVGCGNDAAPTTRDTVKPTISEESLGLRKTNLYTEAAETVGDTTNYSTSVAGSGKTIKRAFQDAPPMIPHDTEGMLPITISNNSCTSCHSPQTAPSMGALPYPASHMTDFRPATAIAADGRITKNGTEVDNTSSEKLANVSIKKLNHLSGSRFNCTLCHATQSSGPAPKNNFEASFTSTNGASKSSWSGTKLMEGINTVK
- a CDS encoding ferredoxin-type protein NapF, coding for MQRRELFSFLSSSLKGEGIKAEQTILRPPYFGDESLFQSECNKCEAKCATVCEEEIIKIASDKTPYLDFSKSGCTFCDECVNACEFEVLNLEDKKNINAKVTINKSACLSWNGVMCFSCKDPCLDNAINFQAMFMPEIDHDKCTACGFCLGRCPAASIDFKEIK